In the Populus trichocarpa isolate Nisqually-1 chromosome 1, P.trichocarpa_v4.1, whole genome shotgun sequence genome, CTTTTGCTCTGAAACCCTTTGGTAGTCCAACAACTCCTTTTGGTGCACAAACAGGGAGTTCCATATTTGGGGGCACTTCTACTGGTATGTTTGGTGCACCCCAAACTTCTTCATTCTCTGCCACAAATGCTTTTGGTAGCTCAACGCCTGCTTTTGGAGCATCTACTACCCCTGCATTTGGTAGTTCGTCATCATCAGCATTTGGTggtaagtgtttatttttattccaataACTGGTTGTCCTTTTTCACTCTGTATCTATTCGTGGGTTATGATTTTGCTCTATAGAAGTGagatgatgtttttgtattggAAATATATATGGATTGTTGATCTAACTCAAGAGTTGTGGTAAAAAATTGTCTTGGAAGCCTTATACAAGATcaagttttttcatttctcaGAAAAGCAAATGTGCTAGGAGTGATATAGTTGCACTGTATATTGCTTATCCTTCTTAGCTCTGAACACTTGTAGTTTTTCCCTAGTCTTTATGCTCATTGTTTCATCttgttttcttcattgaaaCTGGTAGATGATGAGATTTGATTATGATACGATATCTTTGCTATTTCATCTTTTGCatgtgcatgtttttttttactactcGTCATTGTCTCTAGCAGACCTATACTTGCTTGTTTATTCTTTGTAACCTGGTTCTCTTGCCTTTTCAGTGTCTATCTTCATCTGTCTTCCCTCCTAGCATCTGTATATCTAGACAAACACATGCATGTATACACACACAGTTGCTCGCGCGCGCACTTTAAGTTCGTATTAGTATACTTCATCTGATTCTGTTATTTTCTGGTTTGATGAATGGACAATGCTTTCTCATTCTAACTATTTATTCTTTTAGCAGGTTCTTCTGTTTTTGGTCAGAAGCCCTTCGGAGGCTTTGGGTCTACCACTCAAACAAGTCCATTTGGAAACACAAATCAACAGCCACAGCCAGGCTTTGGGTCTACCACTCAAACGAGTCCTTTTGGAAACACAAATCAGCAGCCACAGCCAGGCTTTGGAAACACAAATCAGCAGCCACAGCCAGGCTTTGGGTCTACCACTCAAACAAGTCCGTTTGGAAACACAAATCAGCAGCCACAGCCAGGCTTTGGAAACACAAATCAGCAGCCACAGCCAGGCTTTGGAAACAATAGTTTATTTGGTTCAACACCTTTTGGTGCGCCATCTCAGTCTGCATTTGGTGCTGCTAGTACTCCAGCCTTTGGTACGACGACTGCCCCAGCCTTTGGTGCCACAAGCACCACTCCAGCCTTTGGTTCCACAAGCACCACTCCAGCCTTTGGCGCCCCAAGCACCACTCCAGCCTTTGGCTCAACAGCAACTCCAGGTTTTGGTAGTACAGGAGCTTCCTATACCAGTTCGCCACTGTTTGGAGCTGGTGGAGCTTTTGGAACTTCCACTTCAGTTTTTGGATCTTCAGCTACTACACCTGCTTTTGGGGGTTTGACTGGTTCTGGCTTTGGCACTCCAACCACTTCTGCCTTTGGGGCTACAACTACTTCTGCCTTTGGGGCTACATCTTCCCCATCCTTTACGTTTTCATCAAGTCCAGGTTTTGGCCAATCAACTTCTACTTTTGGGAGCAGCCCATTTGGAAGTACTACATCTACTTTTCCTGCCCAGCCTTCTCCCTTTGGTGAGCCATATTTAAGTCTATTGTTTTGCAATTTGCAGCAAGGTCTATCTTaataatgagatttttttatctagagTAAAAGGAACTTGAGTGgcttatacttttttatttattcattgcataactactttttttatgatatgGTATGCAGGAGCTCAGCCTACAACATCAGCATTTGGAAACACTGGCTTTGCCCAGCCAGGGTTTGGGGGGCACCGTCCTGGAACTAGAGCAGCACCTTATGCAGAAACTGCTGAGGCAGAAGGTGGTGCACAGGCTGGAAAATTAGTGTCAATATCAGCCATGCCTGCCTACAAAGATAAAAGCCATGAAGAGCTAAGGTGGGAGGACTATCAATTGGGAGACAAAGGTAATTTGTTTGTGATTACATTGAAAATTTCTGGACATTTTTATTCTCATTGCTAATAACAATGACACACACGCATGCATATGTTTTCCGATAACTAATGCAGTAATATTGAATTACAGGTGGACCGCTTCCTCCTGGTCAATCTCCTGGTGGGGCTGGATATAGCATGTCTACCCCACAGGCGAATCCTTTTGCTCCTTCAACTGGACTTGGTCAAACATCTACAAATATGTTTTCTTCAACAGCCACAAACCTGTTTGCTCCAAAAACTCAAACATCTACACCTTCATTCACCACCGCCTCCCCTTTTGGCCCTTCAACGTCATCCAACCTCTTTCAGCCATCAACACCTGCATTCTCAGTTGGTTCATCTCCATCTCTTTTTGGATCAACAAGCATGCCTAATTTTAGTACAACACCATCCTTGTTTAGTTCTACTACAGGCCAAGGAAATGCTTCACCATTTGGTTCCAATATGTTTAATAACACTCAATCATCTCTCTCATTCCCATCTACCACACCTTCAATGGGGCAGACAACTGCATTTCCACAGTCCAATCCATTTGGACCAAGTACCACCAGTTCCTTGTTCAATAGCCCTGCTACTGGCGGCCTTTTCTCAAGCACTCAATCTCAGATAACTCCAAACCTTGGGGGGTTTAATCAAATGACTGTGagtaacaaattaaattactgATTCCTTTATCATcatatttaatttcttcattttattagcAGAAATAATGGTATTGAGGATAATCAGATTTCATTCCTTCCCAAGCAACTTAAATTTTCCGTTCTGTCCCTCATATTTATTTCAAAGCCTTTCTGCTTGTGTACATCAGTGAaagtggaataaaaaaattaaaaaacaagacatCCAAATCGGAAATTCATTTTTGCAATTTATGTTGCTTGTTATGATTTGTTTGCAGCATGTGTGTATTTGTATGTGATTCAAGTTCCAGTATCAGCACATTTGGTAAATTTTTATCTCTAACAATCATTTTATATGTAGCCATCTCAACCAGCTCAGAATGCAGGTATTTTTTCCTTGAACTTCAGTCAGACACAAGcaggtatttttttcattatttaattcttAAGCATTTAGTTTATGGTGCTGACATTAGTTGTCTGCTATTTTGCAGCTGGTAACAGTGGCTTTGCTGGTGTATCAAGTAATTTTGGACAACCGTATGTCTTTGCTTCACTGCCTATAGTTAGTGCTTCTGTATCCATGTTTTCATGGGTGTCCATATCATGTATGCCAAATGGATAGGAGACATTTGCTCCTTTCTGCTCTGTATTGCTTATGTTGCTTCATCTAGACAGGCTTCTTGTTTGTTCTTAACATATGCACTCAGGATGCAGTGTTCTGTTACCCATCTTTTTCATGATAGGAGACATTTGCTCCTTTCTGCTCTGTATTGCTTATGTTGCTTCATCTAGACAGGCTTCTTGTTTGTTCTTAACATATGCACTCAGTATGCAGTGCTCTGTTACCCATCTTTTTTATGATACACTCAAGAATGCTTTTCTGTTTAACAGGTTTACCACACAAAATGCTGTTGCTGTACAACCAGTGCCTATTACAAATCCATTTGGAACACTTCCTGCAATGCCTCAAGTGTCCTTTGGTCGAGCTGGAACTACACCTTCAGTTCAATATGGAATCTCCACTATGCCTGTAACTATAAACTGTCCTGAATTTGTATACTCTAGGGTGTCgttgattttttacttttttgttttcttaatgcAAATAAGATTTGCCACTTCTTTATTATGCTTCTGTGTTATTCCCTGTCATTCTTGTGTCTACAAAATTTAATTGGAGAAATAACAGTGATTCTGGTTCTTTGTTTTCTGTCAGGTTGTTGAGAAACCCTCTCCCATTAGAATATCATCTTTATTGACTTCTAGGCACTTGTCACAGAGGAGGATCAGGTTGCCCATGAGGAAATATTATCCTAAGCATGATGGACCAAAGGTGATGAGAtttactaaatttgttttttaaaatggctATTTTGATTGCCTTACCTATAACTGGATTTACAGGGACAGGAGGTTGCATATTGACTTATTTCTTTGCCCAACTATTGCATTCAGGTTCCATTTTtcagtgatgaagaagaaacaCCCAGCACACCGAAGGCAGATGCTCTTTTCATTCCAAGGGAAAACCCAAGAGCTCTAGTCATTCGTCCTATGGACCAGTGGCCTTCAAGGGAAAGTGCAGAGAAAGCATCTCCATTGAATGCATCAGCACCTGTACACGAGAACGGTAAATTTCCAAGTGAATAATGCTACCATCATTCTCTTGctgtatatgtgtgtgtgttggcATTGGTTGGGCTACTGTGATTGACTCGGTTATTCCAGTGCACGagactttattttctttccatttctaGTTATCATATTGCATTATTGTtactttaaaaatgatttttttttttttttttttgtattgttacAATCCAAATTTAGCCTAGTACCTTCTTTTATCCAGGAAAATTTTCAGTATCAGAAGATGCTTGTCCCTCAAATGGTTCCACTGCTGGTGATAAAAATAGTAAGATATTGTTTCTTTTATAATGTGCACCACCCTTCATTTGTGCTGGTATATGTTGCTGGTATATGTTGAAGGGTTGCATCTTGACTACTTAATAAGATCTTTTGGGAGGTAGCTGGTATATTCAAACTTCTACTTGGAACTTCATGTGACAACCAATTTGAGAACTTCCATCTGAGGAAGTCTACTGAAAGTTGAAGTACTCAGCTTCTAATGCCATTTTCTCCAACAGGCACACTTTTCCATGGAAACGTAGCTTTTCTCCATTTATTGCATGTTTAATTTTACCTCATAGCAGACATCTTGTGCATTATTAACCTCCAGGCAAATAGAATGCCggaatttgttaatttaatcaatttcttaatttaaccGAAAGGAAGAAAGTTGCTTTGGGCAATGGGTTCTGTAGTCCCTctatggatttatttttatttgcttgtgCTCATGCCTACTTATTGTGCAGAAAATTCAGCTGAGAATGGTGTAATCAAGGAGCAAGTTAAAGTCAACCAGAAACCTAATGGAGTCCATGAGGATCATGCGACTCAGAAAGAGGAGTCCTACATGACACTTAGTGGTCACAGAGCTGGTGAGGCTGCAATTGTGTATGAGCATGGAGCGGATATTGAGGCACTAATGCCAAAACTCCGACGTTCTGACTATTTCACCGAGCCTCGTATCCAGGAACTGGCAGCCAAGGAGAGGGCTAGACCGGGATTCTGCCGACATGTTAAGGATTTTGTGGTTGGAAGGCATGGCTATGGAAGCATCAAGTTCCTGGTTGAAACAGATGTTCGAAGGCTTGATCTTGAGTCCCTTGTTCAGTTTAATAACCGTGAAGTTATCGTGTACATGGATGATAGCAAGAAACCGCCTGTCGGACAGGGTCTCAACAAGCCTGCTGAGGTAACACTTCTCAACATAAAATGCATCGACAAAAAGACTGGACGGCAGTTCACAGAAGGACCAAAAATCGAGAGATACAAGGAGATGCTCAAAAGAAAAGCTGAAGACCAAGGCGCCGAATTTGTTTCTTATGACCCTGTTAAAGGAGAGTGGAAGTTCAAGGTCAACCATTTCAGCAAGTACATGCTGGAGGATGAAGGGGAGGAGGATTGGGATGTTGTGCAAGCTACCTGTAATAAAGTTGATGACTGCTTGGTACTGAAGGAGTGATGcaagggtttttcttttcttttcttttcttttctttgtcacGGAGGAGGGCTGTGCTTGTACAGTATTGACCTAAATTGTGATATATTTAGTGTGATTAATGTGGCTGTGTATCActggcttttctttctttcttttttcttcaagtagttgatttttatttatttttttagtgaaattgatatcttttattgtatttgaaattCCTATGctagtttttattctttgtgcattacttttaaatattacatTGTATTATTCACATTATCATCCGtataaccaaataaattaaaatatatatattaacaaactTGAAAATGAAATCTTAAATCCTAGATTCAAATGAAAAGCTTTTCAGttgacatttaatttattccttttgagaataatttaatatttaatacctATTCAGTAAACCAGCATATTTTAAGCAAGAGCTAGAACAATTGTATTTGATATTTTGGGTAATAAAACATGGAATATTTCTATCACTCCAAGGCCTTTGTTACTTTGTTTCATGGCTATATACATACATGGATGCAGATCTAGTAATTGTCATTGCCAACGCAAAGAATACTGTGCCATCAGAGATGCCAATATTGAAAGAACAGTCAGTCCTCTAGCAAGCACAGGCTTTCCTAACTTACTGAGAAGTAATGCACACAAAAGCATAATCAGGAGCAAGTTGCTAAATCTTTCAACTTTATTACAACTGTTCTAGAGAATCAAGAAACatggaaatataaaatttcttccGACAAGGGGTGAAGGTCCGATACGTTaaacaaaatgatgaagaaCAATCACAACAGATGCAAGGCATTAAGAACAATCCATCCAAATGGAGCATCAAATCACAAAAAGAGATTGGGCGTCGCGAGTTCCAATATGCATTCCTCAATTTAGCAATGGTCCCTGCCGGTGCTACTTGTGTTGCTTTTTCCTCTTTATTGAAGTCTTCTTCTTGGAAGGCTTCCTCTTGGTCTGCAGATTCAGTTCTGGTGCACTATTTGATTGTTCAGTTCGTGGTTCTTCTGGTAAACTGCAGTGCAGAAACTTCTTGCTGTTAGGGTTGCAGAACAGCTTCAGCATCTTCCTCCCCCTCATCCATTTAAGCATTATCTTCATGTGTGTTTTGCTATTTAATCCACTAATATTTGCTTCCTGTTATACAACAGCAAGTAAAATGTGAAGCCCACAAATGGacaaaaaaatgtaatttaaatCGAACTATTTCTTTAGTGACTTTTCCTAAATGTAACTAACGATGTACTAttacaaaaacataataatagaTTTGGGTACAAGGTGAATTTTAATGCAAAAAGAACATAATGTCATCAGCAGCCAGATAAGTTCATCATTTGGTTAAACCTAAATTTGCAACCACGGCACGGATAAGACATTGAAAAGCCAAGTGGTGTAGGTCAAAGAAGTAACATTTAAGATCTCTTTGTCTAGATAAGTTGGAGAACATGTGTACTCTTCTTCAATTGTGATTGCAGTAGGAAGTGTGCAGTTTCAGCTAAAAGTAGGAGCGAAAAGGCCATTCACTGCCACATTTTTTTCTCgctaaaaatccaaaattgatGCTGAAATGTTCATCGCGATTCATAATTGGCAATGATATTTCAAAAAGGATGTTCAATTCTATGTCAACAAGCGGATGTTCTCAGCTCTATGAAACATCACATGAACGAACAAAAACATCTGTTGTAACCAGATAGATTACAAATCCATTAACCATAAACTCACTAGATAAATTCTACAATTGCATATGCATAAGAACCAAAACATCCTATAAGACATTCAAGTAATCAAACTCATTGCAGAAACCTAAAACTCAAACCCATCAAGCCTCCATAATCCATATCTACCCAAGAAGGACACAAAAGCAATGCTCTTGAATTATAACACAATAATTACAATCACATTCCCTGAAATGAAGCACCCAACTTCTGCAAGAATCTGAAATCATAACCaaccaagtttgcatcttttgAACCATTCCAAGTCAACTATTCTCCCATTTCACAGAAAACCCATCAAGAATATCAACAAACCAATCAAGAGAACACTAAGAATCATTCAAAACAAGAACAGACACGCACATTTATAACAAATCCTAACACTAATacattaaaagagagagaaagaagtgACCTTGGCTTGATTCCAGGTATTGGAAACAGTGAGAGGACCATGTTCTTTGATGACTTGATAAAGAGACTGAGCAATAGAAGCAGCTTCAGAAAATGGAACCTTAGGGTTTATCCTCTTCACATCCACTGCTCTTGCTCTTGAGAAATGCCtcactatttgattttttacaattgacccaatattactaccaccaccaccaccaccaccacctagTCCTCCACGAAACCACATCTTATTGAACCCCCAACTTGGCCTGAATGATTTTGATATCTCCTCTGTTTTGGCAGCGCTGAAGGTATTTGTAGCAGGGTTTTACACTAGACTGGCAATTATGATCACGTGAGACTCGCGTGGAGGATTTGCTATATTTTATAGTTTGGATAATCTTCATTCCAGTCCCTAAACTCATGGGTAAATATACAATTTGTCCTATCCTCGCAAATGTCAGTGAAATGCAATGGACAAGTCCATCCCTTTGGGCTTTGAGTGCATATTCTCTCCTCGATTTGTCCGTGATGCTCTGTTTTGATCTAGAtgtttttgaagtatttttttgttttgagatatataaaataatatatatttttattttttaagataaatatattaaaaagatttttaaaaaaattccaaaaatacaGCGTTGCCAAACAAGCTcgtatgtaaaagaaaaaaatgttaatgctGAATGCATCTTAAAACCCTTCACTGTTGTCGTTGTCTAGGTGCAAAGAAGTTTTTCCCTCTTGGCTTGCTGCTGCCAAACCTCCAAAACGTGAAAGAGATTGGAGACAAGAATTGCTGGgaatggaggagataatagcAACAGAAGGGGAGGTAAAGTGGGTGAATAAAGCAGCAGTATCTGCCAATCAAGCCATTACAGCCTCCCAAAACATTACCGTGAAGCATTGTCTGAACCTGAGGAGGATGCCACTCTCTCTACCGTTGCTTGACAATGTCCAACCATCTCCTCCCCCTTCTCTTCGAATAATGGAGTAATGCTAAGGATGTCCTTCGACCCTTCATAAGGGTTTTGGAATAACCTTCTCAAGTCTCAACATCTTCATGAGTTTAGTGGTAAGCATTCATCCTCAGTCATCTGATCAgctttttcatcttcttcttttcatctCTTTGCTTCTTAGCTCTTTTTTATGCCCCTGATGGACTAACCCCATGTTTCTgcttatttcttttcaattttgctgTGATTGGTTAGTTTGTGTTCCATTGTTATGATAGGATATGCTTCCAAGCAAAGGCTcagtcttttcttcttttttttccatttatgcTTTCCGCTTGTGTGATGTTTTATGAAACAATGTAACCTTGCATTTAATGTTGTATATCTATTTGCAATATGgcttatgaaactcaattttatgttattcttaaaataaaaattgaaataacaagaaacaaaattaatattaaaaaacagagcctctttttatttatattgttaaaaaaggcacaaaaaaaattaatttggccTTTCGAGTTTCGTTTTTTGCATGTTTGGTCTTTGTTCTTTAAGGTATTTACAATTCATCCTAAACATCTTTTCATTCCTTGAATGTGGAATGGAATGTTTTAGGATTGAAGACCTTTGAAGACGGTTTGTATTTTGAAtctcttctaattttttaataaagcaCTAGAGGGCAAGAAAAGCCCTTTCTGCAGCTTCCTGTAGAGAAGCTGCTCATCTTTTCTATTATGGAGTGGTTGCGGGCGACATGCGTCTAAACAATCATCCATTTCAAGACCAGTAAACTTTGTATCACTCCAAGAGGTTTAATGCAATCACTCTTCcatcttcaagaaaaaaaagaaaaaaggaaaagaaatggagaGATTTTTACTACCATCATCCATTACTCAAGTTTTTTCAGTTCTAAATATCTACAAAAATCCAACACAACATATATAAATGCTCACATGAAAAGGTTTGGATATGATATCTTGCGTTTTGTTAGTGTCCTAGAATACAAGAGACAAATACAGAAAGGTTTAGTTGGAGGGACAAAGACTGGAcaattttgaagtgaatttttATCCTTTCAAAACAGGAAAGACAGGGGGACATGTCCTTTCAATCTCAACtgtctttttctcttttatcacTAGACAAGAGACAATAACCAAACAGCACTAAGTATCTAACAAGTGTATCATTGAATCCTAGGAATCATTATGATGGCAAGACACACAAGGTATATCATTCTTTGTATTCCTCAACTCTTGTAGACATTTCAATGGCTATTTTTCACTCGATTCATATTTGTGAATTATGCAGAAAAATGAAAACCCtttttgcataaacacgtgatCATTTCCTTTGTTCATGGTAGCGTGTCCCTCTGACTTACAATTCATGAAGTGTATGTTCTAGCAGAAGCGAGTTTTGACTCTAAAAAGAGGTCGCTTGAAGATCTCCAAAGCTTCTCTGCAAGTCTGATATTGTGTGATAGTGCGGAAGAGTTCAGAGTCCTGCCCTTTCCACCAAAAAAGTACACTCCAGATATTTCCTGAGATGAACAAAACAAGTTTGctgaaaaaaaatgacagatGACATGTTAATTTGAATTTGCTGGATAAAATTAGATCTCTCTCTATAACAATGAACAGTGAGAAAAGGGCGAGGAAACAGAATTTCCTGTTTGAAATGCCTTCAAGATGGTGTTTCTATCGCAAATGTGCAAGAGGAATCATTACCAAACTGTTATAGTTCTCAACTAAAAAAGAggtaagaaatatttttgtggcaaaatcaactaaaaaaccACATAAAATCCTCACAAATGAATTATTTCTGTTCATGATAAgcatttttaagaaaaagaagagaagtagCAGAATCCTCACTCTACATCAGAGTAACCAGCCACTATAATACCAGCTTCTTTAAACCACAAGAATCCAAAGACCAATCCTTCTCAGACGATGATTTCTAATTTTCATCAAGGAAATACCATGCATTTTACCCAAGGTTCAAAATCACCACAAGGACAGAAAAAGGgttgattaaattattaaacatgagAGCAACCGCAAGAACTTACTGGTGGAGCAAGAGCAGCATCAATAACAGAGCTAGCCCCCTCTTCAGGTGACTGCAAAAGGCCCAGAAGGTTGAGCGCTATAAATGTCATACGGGAAATATAAGAAGGGAGTTCTCGCATGATATTGGTTTCCACTGCTCCAGGATCGGCTGCACTTCAATAGTAAAcagaaccaaaagaaataatttcaGTTTGAAGTAATcatgaacataattttttattttgacaaagaacatgatatttttaacatttcagTGAAAAGGGAACTAATTACTAAAGCAGAAGACTAGACATTCCTTAAGACAAATGAGATGCTTATGCATGAGAACAAATGATTTGTATGCATAGGATGAAATATGTGGATACATAGCCACTAGCAAACAGATGAAGAAAGGATAGTAGGAATACATGAGTACATTCAAACAGTGATAATAATAGAATTAACATCTAATTTCCACTCTAAAGTTTGAATGCAGTAATTAAATAACCAAGAAACAAACATgccaaagtaaaaaatacatacataaCAGAGACTTTGCAAGATTCATCTGTCGAGTGAAGTTGCCGGTGAAGCTCATATGAGAACATCAGGAGACATACTAACGCCA is a window encoding:
- the LOC7480351 gene encoding uncharacterized protein LOC7480351, encoding MWFRGGLGGGGGGGGSNIGSIVKNQIVRHFSRARAVDVKRINPKVPFSEAASIAQSLYQVIKEHGPLTVSNTWNQAKEANISGLNSKTHMKIMLKWMRGRKMLKLFCNPNSKKFLHCSLPEEPRTEQSNSAPELNLQTKRKPSKKKTSIKRKKQHK